In Brassica napus cultivar Da-Ae chromosome A3, Da-Ae, whole genome shotgun sequence, the sequence GTCTAGTGCTGCAGACATCAGAGGAGGATGTGGCGGCGGTGACGGCAGTTTTCAGGAAGATAATGAGCGGTGTGTAGAGAAGGCCAaagatgacgacgacgatgacgTGGATGATGTTTTCAAAGTGATTAACAAGATGAGGATATATGCTTGATCATGGTTCatcttttaattatatatagggCTATATATATTCATACATTTTGttcgttttaattttattttctgaagTTTGTTTCTCGTTTCTTTGTTCTTGTGATCGActcttttttatttgtgttaATTAATTTAACTTATGTTTCATTTTCCCAATTTAAGAGAAAAAATGTGATATTAAAAACCTAAACTTTGTTTTTAACACTAATCAAATCTTCAATACATTATCATATAATGTAAACTCCATTTTAGAGTGGAAAATCGAGTGGGATTGGAGACACcctaaataagtaaaaaatatatttattctatatatagaacaaattattttttttgttcatcactttattttccactctaaaatagagtaccattggagtaTATCACAACTTCATTATAGAGTTAATCTATTTTTAGAATGAAAATAAGATAAACCATTGGAGATGATATAATGATCACTATTTGCAAATATGAGATATGATGAATAATTTTACGGATAACGATTCCTTGATGGATTTTTCCCTCTAACACTCAAATCGATGGACGCTTCTGCATATATAACATCTTCGGTAAACTGTGTGTTATGAGATTAACTTTTGGAAACTCGCACGAGTGTCTCGGAGAATACTTACAAGAAAATAAGCAAGAAGCATATGAATTTTTGCATTATTAAGAAAAATGATTGGATGATTATAAAATAAGGGATCtcacttatatatatactaataaagtTGAACTTTCATCTCTTCTCACGAAACCATTTGTTGACActtaagcataatttatttatgaatagtcactaaaatataagataatGAGTGAAATTAATacacaaataatttattattttaaataatttagatacatacaatactaaCCGAAACGTGAGACTATAATATAAACTAGAGATTGATCGCACTCGCATGGGTATTGATTCTTGcattttatacattaatatttatttttcacaactaatgttatatattttggatcataatataactaattgtattcaaaagatttGAACTGAATAggataatatgattatttttggtacaaatattcgaacccgtttcagatacatttgttattaagatatttttaggttcatataCATCATAACCGATATTATCATGACCATATACAGTAGACAGCTGAAATTGATCGTACTGCcactttttctttattaatctatataattgataaaaacgcATTCCTTAtacagtgaaacctctataaattaataatcttggGACTTcaccaaaactatattttttttattaatttatagagatattaatttatcgatatactattgaaccaaaaactcaatttggaactataaaagtatattattttatagagatttttagtgtatattaatttatagagtattaatttaaagaggttatactgtaattcaaaattcataatataaatccataatgaaattattaatcaaacattgaccaaaaaaaatttctttatttagggtctgattggttgaaacgcagcggttgcgttGCGGGAGTTTACATATGTGGGTGATTGTAACATTTAGAAATTGGTGGATCTGAGAAATATTTATGACTGATTGATTATGAAATGTTGTAgtggtttaataataaattgcCAATATTAACACACTATaacattataaatatcaaaaacataatattatgataaaacataataattattaatataatatattaattaataataatataatataattaataataatatttcatttatttatttatttagtttagacga encodes:
- the LOC106349345 gene encoding protein RALF-like 17; its protein translation is MAASREFIICFILTLLLCTFFMRVESSAADIRGGCGGGDGSFQEDNERCVEKAKDDDDDDVDDVFKVINKMRIYA